One segment of Methanolinea mesophila DNA contains the following:
- a CDS encoding SHOCT domain-containing protein, which yields MRGRGLMLVAGMKMGQNQAKAQAQQQAQHQAEVAQAKEQGAAEAKAAGPATQDVTAELQKLADLHKSGALTDEEFAAMKKKLLGL from the coding sequence ATGAGAGGAAGAGGATTGATGCTCGTTGCGGGGATGAAGATGGGGCAGAACCAGGCCAAGGCACAGGCCCAGCAGCAGGCCCAGCACCAGGCAGAGGTGGCCCAGGCTAAGGAGCAGGGTGCCGCCGAGGCAAAGGCCGCGGGACCCGCAACACAGGACGTTACCGCCGAGCTCCAGAAACTGGCCGATCTCCACAAGTCCGGCGCATTGACGGACGAGGAGTTCGCTGCGATGAAGAAGAAGCTTCTCGGCCTGTAA
- a CDS encoding DUF6325 family protein, with protein MTEKHGKVMGPVDYLMIRFPGNKFTGKIAPELNNLEKKGIIRVIDLVMVMKDARGKLMIVEAKNLEGDAGAAYRELAKHTDEWFSEGDIEAIAMTLPNNSSAGLLLFENVWAIKFKEALLEADAELIDMGRIPPESIANAEKHLLAKGGA; from the coding sequence ATGACGGAGAAACACGGTAAAGTCATGGGTCCGGTGGATTACCTGATGATCAGGTTCCCGGGAAACAAGTTCACCGGAAAGATCGCTCCCGAACTGAACAACCTGGAGAAGAAAGGGATCATCCGGGTGATCGACCTCGTCATGGTCATGAAGGACGCGAGAGGAAAACTGATGATCGTCGAGGCAAAGAACCTCGAAGGAGACGCGGGTGCGGCCTACAGGGAGCTTGCGAAGCACACCGACGAGTGGTTCTCGGAGGGAGATATCGAGGCGATCGCGATGACGCTCCCGAACAATAGTTCGGCAGGGCTCCTCCTCTTCGAGAATGTCTGGGCGATCAAGTTCAAGGAAGCACTGCTGGAAGCCGATGCCGAACTGATCGACATGGGCAGGATCCCGCCGGAATCGATCGCGAACGCGGAAAAACACCTGTTGGCAAAAGGAGGTGCCTGA
- a CDS encoding ion transporter: MFRITRKEQLDLGYELFIAAVSALSVFNLVLIYFPRIDPDSVNVVYAINLVLTLLFIYDFSLRFATAPSRKDYFIHNFGWADLLAIVPVFRIFRLFRIYKAYRIVKKYGPSYILKYLSHHRAESALYILVLAVILIIEIGAILVLQMENASPDANITTAGDAIWWAYVTITTVGYGDQYPVTFGGRIVGILVMTMGVAVFATFAGFISSKLLAPGAEEETPEELPEGEATLSAQITKLQGLLAEREKIEAEITLQLRQLDRMLEQGGQTGLGSPGQE; the protein is encoded by the coding sequence ATGTTCCGCATTACTCGAAAGGAGCAGCTGGACTTAGGGTACGAATTGTTCATCGCGGCGGTATCGGCGCTCTCGGTCTTCAACCTGGTCCTGATATATTTCCCGAGGATCGACCCGGACTCGGTAAACGTCGTGTACGCGATCAATCTCGTCCTCACCCTGCTCTTCATCTACGACTTTTCCCTCCGGTTCGCGACGGCTCCCTCGCGAAAGGATTATTTCATCCACAATTTCGGGTGGGCCGACCTGCTCGCGATCGTCCCGGTCTTCCGTATCTTCAGGTTGTTCCGGATTTACAAAGCCTACAGGATCGTAAAGAAATACGGACCCAGTTATATCCTCAAGTACCTGTCCCATCATCGGGCGGAATCCGCCCTGTACATCCTGGTCCTGGCGGTTATCCTGATCATCGAGATCGGGGCGATCCTGGTGCTCCAGATGGAGAATGCATCCCCGGATGCGAATATCACCACTGCAGGGGATGCGATCTGGTGGGCGTACGTCACCATCACCACGGTCGGTTACGGGGACCAGTACCCGGTCACCTTCGGAGGGCGTATCGTGGGGATCCTGGTCATGACCATGGGCGTCGCGGTCTTTGCGACGTTCGCCGGGTTCATCTCGAGCAAGCTGCTCGCTCCCGGTGCGGAGGAGGAGACCCCCGAAGAACTGCCGGAAGGAGAAGCTACGCTTTCCGCGCAGATCACGAAACTGCAGGGACTTCTCGCGGAACGGGAGAAGATCGAGGCCGAGATCACCCTCCAGCTGAGACAACTCGACCGGATGCTCGAACAGGGCGGGCAGACAGGACTGGGATCACCCGGGCAGGAATGA
- a CDS encoding arylsulfatase — protein MTKTWKGKIALDIREATPDWVPYIQPKAPEGSPNILYIVWDDVGYGTMDTFGGPVETPNMTRIADTGIRFSNFHTTALCSPTRSSLITGRNATSNNMACITEASGGFPGLSARIPFENGTIAEVLNERGWNTYAVGKWHLTPGEEVDMSAWKGRWPLGRGFERFYGFLGGESNQWYPELVYDNHVIDPPYSPEEGYHLSKDLADKAIEFIRDAKAVAPDKPWFMYFCPGCAHAPHHVFREWADRYKGRFDVGYEEIRKQILARQKEIGLLPESTELSPINPHGEPDTKGPDGQPWPRLDFVRPWNSLSKDEQTLFARMAEVFAGFVSYTDHEIGRLLDFLRDSDQLENTIIVVVSDNGGSGEGGPNGTFNEMKFFNNIPDDVKQNLLHLDELGSPKSYNHYCTGWAWAFDTPFPYWKRFAGYEGGVSDMCVVSWSKGIPARGEMRHQYIHAVDVVPTLYEILGITPPEVLKGFTQSPIEGESFLPAIRDPKAPEKEVQFYTMLGQRALYSRGWLANTVHPPLSGWGKFEHDAWELYHLKEDRSQMRNLAREHPDILEELKGLWYYYAGIYKGLPLDDRSAMELVTTPRPQPSEPRNRYIYYPDSADVPEMVAVNIRRRSYVILAGATIEKPGAEGVLFAHGGVTGGHSLYIKDKKIHYMYNWLGEKFQKVTSNIEVPLGKHLFTAEFAKTGDDERTLSAIGTLTLYIDMKPVGSATIMTQPGYFAAVGDGLCVGRDSASPVSPDYRAPFRFTGGTIERVIVDVSGDHYVDHEKEVAAWLMRD, from the coding sequence ATGACAAAGACCTGGAAAGGAAAAATCGCGCTGGATATCCGCGAGGCGACCCCCGACTGGGTGCCTTACATCCAGCCGAAGGCACCGGAAGGGTCCCCCAATATCCTCTACATCGTCTGGGACGACGTGGGGTACGGGACCATGGATACGTTCGGGGGCCCGGTCGAGACCCCGAACATGACCCGGATCGCCGATACCGGGATCCGGTTTTCCAACTTCCATACCACGGCCCTCTGTTCCCCGACCCGTTCCAGCCTGATTACCGGCCGCAACGCGACGAGCAACAACATGGCCTGCATCACCGAGGCATCCGGGGGATTTCCCGGGCTCTCCGCCCGTATCCCGTTCGAGAACGGGACCATCGCCGAGGTATTGAACGAACGGGGCTGGAACACCTATGCCGTGGGAAAGTGGCACCTCACCCCCGGCGAGGAGGTCGATATGTCGGCCTGGAAAGGGCGCTGGCCGCTCGGCCGGGGATTCGAACGGTTCTACGGTTTCCTCGGTGGAGAGTCGAACCAGTGGTACCCCGAGCTCGTGTACGACAACCATGTCATCGACCCGCCCTATTCCCCGGAGGAGGGGTACCACCTCTCCAAGGACCTCGCCGACAAGGCGATCGAGTTCATCCGGGACGCCAAGGCGGTGGCCCCGGACAAACCCTGGTTCATGTACTTCTGCCCCGGCTGCGCCCATGCCCCCCACCACGTCTTCCGGGAATGGGCCGACCGGTACAAAGGCCGGTTCGACGTGGGTTACGAGGAGATCCGGAAGCAGATCCTCGCCCGGCAGAAAGAGATTGGCCTGCTCCCGGAATCGACGGAACTCTCCCCCATCAACCCCCACGGGGAACCCGATACCAAGGGACCGGACGGCCAGCCCTGGCCGAGGCTCGACTTCGTGCGGCCATGGAACAGCCTTTCGAAGGATGAACAGACCCTCTTTGCCCGGATGGCCGAGGTCTTCGCCGGGTTCGTCTCCTACACCGACCACGAGATCGGGCGTCTCCTCGACTTCCTTAGAGATTCCGACCAACTGGAGAACACCATCATCGTCGTGGTCTCGGACAACGGCGGGAGCGGCGAGGGCGGCCCGAACGGCACCTTCAACGAGATGAAGTTCTTCAACAACATCCCCGACGACGTGAAGCAGAACCTCCTCCACCTCGACGAACTCGGCAGCCCGAAGTCCTACAACCACTACTGCACCGGCTGGGCCTGGGCATTCGATACGCCGTTCCCCTACTGGAAACGCTTCGCCGGGTACGAAGGCGGGGTGTCCGACATGTGCGTCGTGTCGTGGTCGAAGGGAATACCGGCACGGGGAGAGATGCGCCACCAGTACATCCATGCCGTCGACGTGGTGCCCACCCTCTACGAGATACTGGGCATTACCCCCCCCGAAGTCCTGAAAGGGTTCACCCAGAGCCCGATAGAAGGGGAAAGTTTCCTCCCTGCCATCCGGGATCCGAAGGCCCCGGAGAAGGAGGTCCAGTTCTATACCATGCTCGGGCAACGGGCGCTTTACTCCCGTGGCTGGCTCGCCAACACCGTGCACCCGCCCCTCTCCGGGTGGGGGAAGTTCGAGCACGACGCCTGGGAGCTCTACCACTTGAAGGAAGACCGGTCCCAGATGCGAAATCTCGCCCGGGAGCATCCCGATATCCTCGAGGAACTCAAGGGCCTCTGGTACTACTATGCCGGGATCTACAAAGGGCTCCCCCTCGACGATCGCAGTGCGATGGAGCTCGTCACCACCCCGCGGCCGCAGCCTTCCGAGCCGCGGAACAGGTATATCTACTACCCCGATTCGGCGGACGTCCCCGAGATGGTTGCGGTTAATATCCGCCGGCGTTCCTACGTTATCCTCGCCGGTGCGACCATCGAGAAGCCCGGTGCCGAAGGGGTCCTCTTCGCCCATGGCGGGGTCACCGGGGGGCACAGCCTGTATATCAAGGATAAGAAAATCCACTACATGTATAACTGGCTGGGAGAGAAATTCCAGAAAGTAACCTCGAATATCGAGGTCCCCCTGGGAAAACACTTGTTCACTGCTGAGTTCGCGAAGACGGGGGATGACGAGAGGACCCTGAGCGCGATAGGAACGCTCACCCTGTATATCGACATGAAACCGGTCGGTTCCGCGACCATCATGACCCAGCCCGGATACTTCGCGGCGGTGGGAGACGGTCTCTGCGTGGGGAGGGACAGCGCATCCCCGGTATCGCCCGATTACCGTGCGCCGTTCCGCTTCACGGGAGGGACCATCGAACGGGTCATAGTTGACGTGAGCGGGGATCATTACGTGGACCACGAAAAGGAAGTCGCGGCCTGGCTGATGCGGGATTGA
- a CDS encoding anaerobic sulfatase maturase, translated as MKEEDNRMAPPSAPPAFHLMAKPCGSRCNLACRYCFSLSRGDRSPGNRSVMPDEVLEEYIRQTIAAHRVPEVTFAWQGGEPTLLGPEFFEKALELQKKYRRPGMAIHNTLQTNGTLLDDRWCKLFRKNRFLVGISIDGPKELHDTFRTGAAVNGSFDRVMRGLSLVKKHRVEFNVLCTVNRANGDHPGEVYRFLRDTAGAGFIQFIPVVGRDPVTGKVTPWSVRPDQFGRFMTGVFDEWVRHDVAKVYVQHFDAALAGWYGEPHGICVSSPVCGHAMVIEHTGDVYSCDHFVDPDHLLGNIMTDPLEDLVGSPRQVQFGNRKQETLPGYCRECRFLFACRGGCPKDRFALTPDGESGLNYLCEGYRMFFTHIAGPMEFMVKELRAGRAPANVMGFMKRTSDTVQSNINP; from the coding sequence ATGAAAGAAGAAGACAATCGCATGGCCCCCCCTTCCGCCCCTCCCGCATTCCATCTCATGGCCAAGCCGTGCGGCTCCCGGTGCAACCTCGCCTGCCGCTACTGCTTCTCCCTCTCCAGGGGTGACCGCTCTCCCGGCAACCGATCAGTGATGCCTGACGAGGTCCTCGAGGAGTACATCCGGCAGACGATCGCCGCACACCGGGTCCCGGAGGTCACCTTTGCGTGGCAGGGTGGAGAGCCTACACTCCTCGGGCCGGAATTTTTCGAAAAAGCGCTCGAACTGCAGAAGAAATACCGCCGGCCGGGTATGGCGATCCACAACACCCTCCAGACAAACGGCACGCTTCTCGACGACCGCTGGTGCAAGCTCTTCCGGAAGAACCGCTTCCTCGTGGGAATCAGCATCGACGGGCCGAAAGAACTCCACGACACCTTCCGGACGGGTGCCGCGGTGAACGGTTCGTTCGACCGGGTGATGCGGGGGCTCTCCCTGGTAAAGAAACACCGGGTGGAATTCAACGTGCTCTGTACCGTCAACAGGGCGAACGGGGACCATCCCGGAGAGGTGTACCGGTTCCTCCGGGACACCGCCGGGGCAGGGTTCATTCAGTTCATCCCGGTCGTCGGGCGGGACCCGGTCACCGGGAAAGTCACCCCATGGTCGGTCCGGCCGGACCAGTTCGGGAGGTTCATGACCGGGGTATTCGACGAGTGGGTGCGGCACGATGTCGCGAAGGTCTATGTCCAGCACTTCGATGCCGCCCTCGCCGGCTGGTATGGGGAACCGCACGGCATCTGTGTCTCCTCTCCCGTCTGCGGACACGCGATGGTGATCGAGCATACCGGGGACGTGTATTCCTGCGACCATTTTGTGGACCCGGATCACCTGCTCGGCAACATCATGACCGATCCACTCGAAGACCTGGTCGGCAGTCCCCGGCAGGTGCAGTTCGGAAACCGGAAACAGGAAACACTTCCGGGATATTGCCGTGAATGCCGGTTCCTCTTCGCCTGCCGGGGCGGGTGCCCGAAGGACCGGTTTGCCCTCACCCCCGACGGCGAGTCCGGGCTCAATTATCTCTGCGAAGGGTACAGGATGTTTTTCACTCATATCGCCGGACCGATGGAGTTCATGGTGAAGGAACTCCGGGCGGGGCGGGCGCCGGCGAATGTCATGGGGTTCATGAAGAGAACGTCCGACACGGTACAGTCGAATATCAACCCGTGA
- a CDS encoding alpha/beta fold hydrolase, with product MNTKLLCILAVAVMLGAVFAAGCTTGTVTGQTSCQGTTPVPAVSINETPVRYADVNGVRLAYREVGSGEPLLMIPGFGATMDIEWNSSFLGILASKYHVYTYDNRGMGYSSDDNTTPTMTLYSEDAAGLMTALGYDSMHVYGVSMGSSIAQQLVIDHPGHVRKLVLDSVTYDARIPETAALFSTLQSAAGNQSLPAGIRREAEANLAWNGTWDELSGIDKNVMLVVGTGDTATPQEVAVRMAGRINGSWLVRFRDLPHVGSHYAPVEYGENALDFLCMNESPPYAEG from the coding sequence ATGAACACGAAACTGCTCTGTATTCTGGCCGTGGCTGTCATGCTCGGTGCTGTTTTTGCGGCAGGCTGCACGACCGGTACCGTCACCGGCCAGACCTCATGCCAGGGAACCACCCCGGTTCCTGCCGTATCGATCAATGAGACACCTGTCCGGTACGCGGACGTCAACGGGGTCAGGCTCGCATACCGCGAGGTCGGGTCGGGCGAACCTCTCCTCATGATCCCGGGATTCGGCGCCACGATGGATATCGAGTGGAACAGTTCGTTTCTTGGAATTCTCGCCTCAAAATACCATGTCTACACCTACGACAACCGGGGGATGGGGTACAGCAGCGATGACAACACTACTCCGACCATGACGCTGTACTCGGAAGACGCGGCCGGGCTGATGACCGCGCTCGGGTACGACAGCATGCACGTATACGGAGTCTCGATGGGTTCTTCGATTGCCCAGCAACTGGTCATCGACCACCCCGGCCACGTACGCAAGCTCGTGCTGGACTCCGTCACCTACGATGCCCGGATCCCGGAAACCGCAGCGCTGTTCAGCACCCTCCAGTCCGCGGCCGGCAACCAGTCCCTGCCGGCGGGGATACGGAGAGAGGCGGAGGCAAACCTTGCCTGGAACGGGACATGGGACGAACTTTCCGGGATCGACAAAAATGTCATGCTGGTCGTCGGGACCGGTGATACCGCGACCCCCCAGGAGGTGGCGGTGCGGATGGCCGGGCGGATCAACGGGTCGTGGCTTGTGAGGTTTAGGGACCTCCCGCACGTCGGCTCGCACTACGCCCCGGTCGAGTACGGAGAGAATGCGCTCGATTTCCTCTGCATGAACGAATCGCCGCCGTATGCAGAGGGGTGA
- a CDS encoding alpha/beta fold hydrolase, translating to MTKPMLLILAVAVTFCFVLAAGCTTSPVNDQGSENRQSCQDSISPCQKLSPVPGVSINGTPIQYADVNGVRLAYREFGSGEPLLMLNGFGATMDSFYNESFLGILATRYHVYIYDHRGMGYSSDNNATPTMSLYADDAAGLMSALGYDSMNVYGASMGSSIGQQLVIDHPGNVRKLILESATYDVRIPETKLLFDLIRLAALDPSQTAGVHREAEANLVWNGTWNGLSGINKSVMLVVGTNDLFTPQAVSVQMAGQINGSWLVRFKDEPHVGSRFAPVEYGEAALDFLCMNESPPYATV from the coding sequence ATGACCAAGCCCATGCTCCTAATCCTGGCCGTAGCCGTCACGTTCTGTTTCGTCCTTGCGGCCGGGTGCACGACAAGCCCCGTAAATGACCAGGGCAGCGAGAACCGCCAGAGTTGCCAGGATAGTATAAGTCCCTGCCAGAAACTCAGCCCTGTTCCGGGCGTATCGATCAACGGGACGCCAATCCAGTACGCGGACGTCAACGGGGTCCGGCTCGCATACCGCGAGTTCGGGTCGGGCGAGCCCCTCCTGATGCTCAACGGGTTCGGCGCCACGATGGACTCCTTCTATAATGAGTCGTTCCTCGGTATACTTGCCACCCGGTACCACGTCTATATCTACGACCACCGGGGGATGGGCTACAGCAGTGACAACAACGCGACTCCGACCATGTCCCTCTACGCAGACGACGCGGCAGGACTGATGTCCGCACTCGGGTATGACAGCATGAACGTGTACGGGGCGTCCATGGGATCTTCGATCGGCCAGCAGCTGGTCATCGACCATCCCGGGAACGTCAGGAAGCTGATCCTGGAATCCGCCACCTACGACGTGCGGATCCCCGAGACGAAATTATTGTTCGACCTTATCCGGCTCGCAGCGCTGGATCCCTCGCAGACCGCCGGCGTCCACAGGGAGGCCGAGGCAAACCTGGTGTGGAACGGTACCTGGAACGGACTTTCCGGGATCAATAAGAGCGTCATGCTCGTCGTCGGCACGAACGACCTGTTCACTCCCCAGGCGGTATCGGTCCAGATGGCCGGGCAGATCAACGGGTCCTGGCTGGTCCGGTTCAAGGATGAGCCGCACGTCGGGTCGCGGTTCGCACCGGTCGAGTACGGGGAGGCCGCACTCGACTTCCTCTGCATGAACGAATCGCCGCCGTATGCGACGGTATAA
- a CDS encoding DUF3795 domain-containing protein — protein MSLREIGCCGAYCGTCKVFAGHTCKGCKIGYADGERDLSKAKCRIKVCCMGRGYKSCADCPDFADCTTLNEFFGKKGYKYRRYREALEFIRRHGYAKFVKIADTWKNAYGIYPKE, from the coding sequence ATGTCGCTACGGGAAATAGGCTGTTGCGGTGCGTACTGCGGTACCTGCAAAGTATTTGCGGGACATACCTGCAAGGGCTGTAAAATCGGGTACGCGGATGGGGAGCGGGACCTCTCGAAAGCGAAGTGCAGGATCAAGGTCTGCTGCATGGGAAGAGGGTATAAATCCTGTGCGGATTGTCCGGACTTCGCGGACTGCACGACCCTCAACGAATTCTTCGGGAAGAAAGGGTATAAGTATCGCAGGTACCGTGAGGCGCTTGAATTCATCCGTCGTCATGGCTACGCGAAATTCGTGAAAATCGCCGATACCTGGAAGAATGCATACGGAATATATCCAAAAGAGTGA
- a CDS encoding TetR/AcrR family transcriptional regulator — protein sequence MNRKNTVARVTLPGKDQGTSTGREKTPDARYSSGASSGRGRTPENREKNPGKRNTTGTSPDKGVISENREKILDTALRLFTERGFAATPTSLISREAGVATGTLFFYFPTKEDLIDTLYRKVKSESALALCSGYGAETTVEKKFRRIGENAVAWGIENPMKWKFMEQFAHSPFVSTSAHEEGMSHYLFLQDLVKEGVRTGVLRDMDPLLIFCMVASSLVGLIARASDEKDPETRAGLIEEGLEFIWNGVKA from the coding sequence GTGAACCGGAAAAACACGGTCGCCCGGGTAACTTTACCCGGTAAGGACCAGGGGACATCGACGGGCCGGGAGAAGACCCCCGACGCCCGGTATTCTTCGGGGGCTTCGTCAGGCAGGGGTAGAACGCCGGAGAACCGGGAGAAGAACCCCGGCAAACGAAACACAACGGGCACTTCCCCGGATAAGGGCGTAATATCGGAGAACCGTGAGAAGATCCTCGATACCGCGCTCCGGCTGTTCACCGAGAGGGGGTTTGCCGCCACCCCGACCTCGCTGATCTCGAGGGAGGCCGGTGTCGCGACGGGGACCCTCTTTTTTTATTTCCCCACGAAGGAGGACCTGATCGACACGCTCTACCGCAAAGTCAAGAGCGAATCGGCCCTCGCCCTCTGCAGCGGGTACGGGGCGGAGACGACAGTGGAGAAGAAATTCAGGCGCATCGGGGAGAACGCGGTCGCCTGGGGCATCGAAAACCCCATGAAATGGAAGTTCATGGAGCAGTTCGCCCACTCGCCGTTCGTCTCCACGAGCGCTCACGAGGAGGGGATGTCCCACTACCTCTTCCTGCAGGACCTGGTGAAGGAAGGGGTCCGGACCGGGGTATTACGGGACATGGACCCCCTCCTCATTTTCTGCATGGTCGCCTCGTCCCTCGTCGGCCTGATCGCCCGGGCATCGGACGAGAAGGACCCGGAGACGCGTGCAGGCCTCATCGAGGAAGGGCTGGAATTCATCTGGAACGGGGTAAAGGCCTGA
- a CDS encoding aldo/keto reductase — protein MQYRRVPKNGDQLSALGFGAMRLPTKRMKIDEERAARQIRGAIDQGVNYIDTAVPYHSGESERFLGRVLRDGYREKVKLATKLPPWTVQTREDMDRILDIQLKKLQTDHIDYYLLHGLDAQSWNKLAGLGVLEFLDSAKASGKIVNAGFSFHGDRKTFMEIIDAYPWVFCQIQYNFLDEQNQAGTEGLRYAASKEIAVMVMEPLRGGMLAGKIPREAAEVYANAEPKRSAAEWALRWVWNHPEVTVVLSGMNDEAHIAENLRTAGDAFPGSMTAGELGTVAKVASIYSHLTKVGCTGCAYCMPCPFGVNIPQCFSLYNGYYMGGSRIMTRGMYGATLMGGMGAPADASLCRNCGKCVKACPQKIAIPDELKKVKGTLGGLRTKAILPLVKMMFSTEVKE, from the coding sequence ATGCAATACCGGCGAGTTCCAAAGAATGGCGACCAGTTATCGGCGCTGGGGTTCGGGGCCATGCGGCTCCCGACGAAACGGATGAAGATCGACGAGGAACGGGCGGCGAGACAGATCCGCGGTGCCATCGACCAGGGGGTCAACTACATCGACACCGCAGTCCCCTACCACAGCGGGGAGAGCGAACGGTTCCTCGGGCGGGTGCTCCGGGACGGGTACCGGGAGAAGGTGAAACTCGCCACCAAGCTCCCTCCGTGGACCGTACAGACCCGGGAGGATATGGACAGGATCCTCGATATCCAGCTGAAAAAACTCCAGACCGATCATATCGATTACTACCTCCTTCACGGGCTCGACGCACAGTCCTGGAACAAACTGGCCGGGCTCGGGGTCCTGGAGTTCCTTGATTCGGCGAAGGCGTCCGGGAAGATTGTGAACGCCGGGTTCTCGTTCCATGGCGACCGGAAGACCTTCATGGAGATCATCGACGCGTATCCCTGGGTCTTCTGCCAGATCCAGTACAACTTCCTCGACGAGCAGAACCAGGCCGGGACCGAAGGGCTCCGCTACGCCGCCTCGAAGGAGATCGCGGTGATGGTCATGGAGCCGCTCCGGGGCGGTATGCTCGCCGGAAAGATCCCCCGGGAAGCGGCGGAGGTCTATGCGAACGCGGAACCGAAACGTTCTGCGGCAGAATGGGCCCTCCGCTGGGTCTGGAACCACCCGGAAGTGACGGTGGTCCTCTCGGGGATGAACGACGAGGCCCACATCGCAGAGAACCTCCGGACTGCCGGTGACGCATTCCCCGGGTCCATGACCGCCGGCGAACTCGGAACGGTCGCAAAGGTCGCATCCATCTATTCGCACCTCACGAAGGTGGGCTGCACGGGCTGTGCGTACTGCATGCCCTGCCCGTTCGGGGTGAACATCCCCCAGTGTTTCTCCCTCTACAACGGGTACTACATGGGAGGGAGCCGGATCATGACCCGCGGGATGTACGGGGCGACCCTGATGGGCGGGATGGGCGCGCCCGCCGATGCCTCGCTCTGCCGGAACTGCGGGAAGTGCGTGAAGGCATGCCCCCAGAAGATCGCCATCCCGGACGAACTGAAGAAGGTGAAAGGCACCCTCGGCGGCCTCCGCACGAAAGCCATCCTGCCCCTGGTGAAGATGATGTTCTCTACCGAGGTAAAGGAGTGA
- a CDS encoding methyltransferase domain-containing protein, producing the protein MQNRSTHAPQDIVHQDPPEQFLIYGFRDVDGSGDAEAYRRCLDCIAGIPFFCAVKADSIRIIAGTEPRRVLDAGCGSGIDLVSLAAALPPECGIVGLDASRSFLSMASERTREYRDRCSLVRGDLLGIPFRDGSFDAARIDRVLQHIREPGRVVRELARVLSPGGVLVAFDNDWDTFRIELDDQDQALRLTRFFRDSFASGRVGRELAGLFGAAGLEEIRAEPRNLVVTDLPTAWQLFDLSALLHRTEAAGVLAPAEAAEVREELSRRAEEGRFTAGYTGCLVRGTKPSVRC; encoded by the coding sequence ATGCAAAATAGATCGACGCACGCACCGCAAGACATCGTGCACCAGGATCCCCCGGAACAGTTCCTTATCTACGGGTTCCGTGACGTCGACGGGTCCGGAGATGCAGAGGCATATCGGCGCTGCCTCGACTGTATCGCCGGGATCCCGTTTTTTTGCGCGGTGAAGGCGGACAGTATCCGCATAATCGCCGGGACGGAACCGCGACGCGTCCTCGATGCAGGGTGCGGGTCCGGGATCGACCTCGTCTCTCTCGCCGCCGCACTCCCCCCCGAATGCGGGATCGTCGGGCTGGACGCGAGCAGGTCCTTTCTCTCCATGGCATCTGAGCGGACACGGGAGTACAGGGACCGGTGCTCGCTCGTCCGGGGAGACCTTCTCGGGATCCCCTTCCGGGACGGCTCCTTCGATGCCGCGAGGATCGACCGCGTGCTGCAGCACATCCGGGAACCCGGACGGGTGGTCCGGGAACTGGCCCGTGTGCTCTCGCCGGGAGGAGTCCTCGTCGCCTTCGACAACGACTGGGACACCTTCCGGATCGAACTGGACGATCAGGACCAAGCCCTCCGCCTGACCCGGTTTTTCAGGGACAGTTTCGCCTCGGGACGGGTCGGCCGGGAGCTCGCGGGGCTCTTTGGCGCCGCCGGTCTCGAAGAGATCCGTGCCGAACCGAGGAACCTGGTGGTTACTGATCTCCCGACCGCCTGGCAGCTCTTCGACCTCTCCGCGCTGCTCCATAGGACGGAGGCTGCAGGCGTCCTGGCTCCCGCCGAGGCTGCGGAGGTCAGGGAAGAACTGTCCCGCCGGGCCGAAGAAGGGAGGTTCACTGCCGGATACACCGGGTGCCTGGTGCGGGGCACGAAACCATCGGTAAGATGCTGA
- a CDS encoding cupin domain-containing protein — MMNRKDTPDESEQEIVHFPDFQVDTQDTPWYQHPEWDGVFLKDLVGGKDTGGRFSYHLVRVWKDCRITDHDHATQWEWNRVIGGKGVFTFGDAEIPLVPGQTFVTPPGVPHGVRVDHSDLTLLAMFVPALV; from the coding sequence ATGATGAACCGCAAGGACACTCCCGACGAATCGGAGCAGGAAATCGTGCATTTCCCGGACTTCCAGGTCGACACCCAGGACACCCCCTGGTATCAGCACCCGGAATGGGACGGGGTCTTTTTAAAGGACCTTGTCGGCGGGAAAGATACGGGCGGCAGGTTCAGTTATCACCTGGTGCGGGTCTGGAAGGACTGCCGGATCACGGACCACGACCACGCGACCCAATGGGAATGGAACCGGGTCATCGGCGGGAAGGGTGTCTTCACGTTCGGGGATGCCGAGATCCCGTTAGTCCCTGGACAGACGTTCGTGACTCCTCCCGGTGTCCCCCATGGCGTTCGTGTCGATCACAGTGACCTGACATTACTCGCAATGTTCGTGCCGGCACTGGTGTGA